AAAAGTTTTATTGCTATTGGACTGTGTTATCTTCCACTGTCCAGTGGGGGTCAAATAAATTGCTTAACTTTTGGATCGTAGGCACGTTAATTTGAAATCAGTGAGAAAGACTGGAGTGAAGTGTCTCCTGGGTTTGTTATCCCTGCAGCGTCGACCGGCCGTTCTCAGAGGTGTCTCTCTGGGTCCCTGCCTGGAGAAGTGGACAGTTGACTATCTTGGAGAAAAAGGAGGAGACAGGGAGGTGAAGATTCATGTGTCCACGGTGCCCCAGATGGATTTCCTTCACAAGAACTTTGCCTACAAGTGAGCtgacgtgcacacacacacaactttgTACTGCTTTTTAAGAATAGAGCATTTTATTAAACCAACTCTGAGTGTCACACAGCCCTTTAAAGCTACAAAGAGCCAATATGTCCTCACAGTGATAGATGTAAACACACAGACGCAGACAGCAGTAAATCTCCAGACTTGTCATGTGCTCCACGTTGACAGGACTCTGCCATTTAATGAATTTGTGAAAAGAGCATCAGAGAAGAAACACTCTGACTTCTTCCTGTGTGAGGTGAGGATCAGAAAGCAcataataaaatacacaaatgtATTCTTTTAATGAGAAACTGCTGGGTTTGGTTTCAGGATGAGAGCTACTACCTTCGGTCACTGGGGGAGGACGTCCGAAAGGTACGAAGAAGACTTTCAATCTCACAAAGAATTGAGCCTGATGACTGTTTTTGGGGTGTACATTGCAAGTCCTCACTACAGGAGCTTTCTCTTCTCTCCTGCAGGAACCGGCTGAGCTCAGCAAACAGTTCCCGGGCTTGGCGGAGGACTTTCACACACCTGACTTCTTTAAACCTGAGCAGTTCTTCTCCAGCGTGTTCCGCATCAGCTCCTGTGGTCTGCAGCTGTGGACACACTACGATGTGAGTTTCAGGGGCAGCTGTTGCAGGACTGTCGGTGTATTTTTCTAAACATGCACGGTCCTTTCTTCTTGGTTTTTTGCACTTTGGTTTCTTTAGGTGATGGACAACCTGCTGGCTCAGGTGACCGGGACAAAGAGAGTGGTCCTCTACAGCCCCCAGGATGCTTTGCACCTCTACCTGTCAGGTTAGTGGCTGTAAAAAAACCAGGACTTCCTGTTAGTTTTAATGCTGAAAAAGTATCGCATCTACTGTGTCCActcacagtaaagagacagttgGCACCAAAATCACGTGAAGAGATTTTCCAGATGATTCTGCTACGAGTTGCCTGTTTTTGGAGATATCTGCAGGATCTTCTCGAACACATTAGAAGAACAAGTACCTACTGGTTTAGTGATCAGGTTGCTAAATGTTGGTTTTTGAAGACGCAGGTTAAAGTTATCCACCAACAGGAATGAGCTTGGTTAGCAGCGTGTTTCCCATTGTTTCCCATTAGGCGATAAGTCAGAGGTTTTGGACATTGACACCCCCGATCTGAAGCGGTTTCCTGAGTTTGTGAAAGCAAAGAGATACGAGTGCGTGTTGGAGCCCGGAGATCTGCTTTTCATCCCCGGTAGGTGGAGTGCTTCATTCCTCCTACAGCCAAACATGAAACACGACTGAACCCAGCGTCCCTGTTTTCCACAGCTCTGTGGTTCCACAACACGCTCGCTCTGCAGTTTGGAGTGGGCGTTAATGTCTTCTGGCGCCATCTACCTGCAGACAGCTACGACAAGAAGGATCCGTACGGTAACAAAGACCCCGTGGCTGCAACGCGAGCCCTTCAGGCCCTGGAGAGGGCGCTTCACACTCTGGATGAACTGCCAGCAGAGTATCGGGACTTCTACGGGCGGCGCATGATTCAGCGCATTCAGAAGAGGACGTACTGCAACAGGAAAACAGACACGGAGCAGAACTCTGAgactacattacccagcagTCCATTTACTAAACCTGGATGAGTTCTGAGACGTGAAGTATCCAGTAAAGCAGCACTGCTTTGCTCAGCGTGGAGGTCGACTGTTGATAGTTTGACTGTGTGTTGTGTACAAAAATTGAAATTGGAGCTGAAAATGAGACAGTCCACAGAGGAAACATGGATGCAGCTCACCTGTTTATTCCTTTAATAAAGCTTAAAGACTGAATGGAAAGGGGTGTGGCCACTTCTGAATGGCGATTGACACCATGTTTGTGGTGATACATGAAGAGAGAtaaaatactgtgcaaaagtcttgagccgactcttatattttgcttctaagcagtcagactttcttgtaaatTTTTAAAGTGGGTGTGAGCAATGGTCCTCCAGCTTTCTAAAGGTCTGTCTAAGGGCTTTgcttggacattggctgctttttcactcattttcagtccagtcctacTGCCTGACCATTTCCATTATTACCCTTTggctgtaaaaggctgatgagGTATTGTTGTCAACCTGCCGGGCAGACGAGCGAACACCCAAGTTTGCGAATGCGATAATGTGAGAACCAAATGACGTACGAACTTCAAAGTGACACCATAGGTGCAgctactaaaaatctcagacaAGTTCGAATCCAAGTTACCTTAACCTCAAGGTTAGagtttttctgaaaatcatAACTTCAGAAAAAGGTGATGTATTAATCTCCTACAAGGCTGAGGGGTAGAACTAGTGGCTGCCAGTATTTTTTGACTTATTTGTTATTTAGGACAATTAATGCTGGGCACCTAGCTAAAGAGATTAACCGGTATTGTGCTAACGGCAAGTTGTATTTTATCTTTAGGTACTCTTTTACtcgcagcctgtcacaaaagaTGCCAAAGACAACAGGTTAACAGAAAAATTTGAAGAAACTTGACAAAAGACGTGGCAGGCCTGAAGACCTATATgtagcagatgaacagtatctgaaaagcATGTTTTTAAGAAACAGAAACAATTCCAGCAAACACCTGACACAGGACGTGAGAGATGCATCAGCTGAAAGTCCAGAGTTTCCACTGAAGCCTGGTCAGAAATGCTCTCAGTGGACAGGTCGCTGTAAGAAGCCATTCTGAAGGAATATAAAACACTGTTATGGTGTGAAGCTGaatttcagtcagtggtgttgaatatgtcaaaactgatggagtTAACAAGGAAAAGTACAGTCAGATTTTGATGCAACGTTCAGTACCATCTGGCAAGCCTGTGATcgacaacagcttcatttttcagcatgaccaTGATCGCAAACACGCTACCAAGTGCATTAAAAGCACATCCAAATAGAAAAACAGCAAATGGTTCAGTTTGaattttttattgcacaaaggTTACAGTTCTTTGCTTCCTTACAAACGGTTTAAAGCTCTGTAAACAGTGAAGCAGCATCTCCCCAGTGTGCTCTGTATCTTCTGCTAACACCGCTTTGTGAGTCCCTGTCGTCACATTTCGTCAGTAAGTCTCAGCCTTTACGTGAGTGCACAAGAGCCAACCAGTGACCGACTACGTGAAGCAGGAAGAAGCTCCGAGATACGACTGTTTCCCAGAAGGAGACGGATACACGCTGTGGGCAAAAACTTTCAGTAAACTGCTGGCTACGTGAAAACTCCAAAAACGTTCTGACTGATCAGATCATGTTTGAGGTGCTACAAAAACCATCTTGCATAGTTGACAAACACCCAGACTTTAACCCCATTTTAAAACTAGTTTGGCTTTcgatgcaaaaagaaaaaaaaaacaacaacacgaaGCTGAAAGTAACAGTCTGAGCCGTGGCTAACGGCGCCGTGCACCGTCCTGAATTTCTCTTCCCTCCGTTTGAGTTAGGAGACGAAACATCTCGGTGAAGAGCAGCAGAGAGTTGGGGGAGGAAGCGCAACATTTTGTGGGCCCGGTTCTGGTTCAGCCACAGTCACAATGAAAGTACACGAACCGGCGCACCCCTCAGTTCCTTCATGTACTTTCTGGGTGTGTGCACGATGCTACGAAAAACACTCATcggacagaaaacaaagaaatggcaCATGGCTTGTTGGTGTTCTCTATTCTGTGGATAACtatgtgtgatttttttgtgttttattaaagTTGCTATTAGGCAGCTGAAAGAGAAACCCAGAAAGCCGGATGATTCCCTTTTTAAGCCAGTTTTTTGTTAAAATCACGATGAAGCTGCTGCGTGCAGTTGGTGCTATGGAGTCTGCGCCATGCCGCGGCTGGACTTCATCTTCTCCAGTCTTTTAGAaaggtggttgttgttggactCGAGCTCCTCGATCTTGTCCAGTGCCGATCGCAGCTGTTGGATTGAACAGGAGGAAAGAGAACAGATTATCTTTGAATTAGAGCCTCTTAGATTATCCAGCTTGTAACTCTGGGCTAAGAAAACGATACTCTACCTCTCTCTGGAGTTTCCGTTTCTCGGCCTTCAGGTCGTCCTCAATTTTTTCAGCGTTCTCGGCAGCAGACTTGTAGCGCGTCACCTGACCCTCGAGTCTGGTCACCTGCATAACAAAGAAAATCCATAATTTAAAGCTCAGCATTTAAGTCTTTAAAGGTGCTAAAAGcgagcattttattttgaaaatttaaaaaccTTGACACTCCGTACTTGAAAAGCCAATTAAAATATGCTTGAGAGATATGTCTGAAATGTTTTGACACACAAGCTTTCAACTTTTACTTTCAAGATCCAGCTCGCGCTAAGCAGAAGCCCTGGCTCGTTTCATCTTGTGTTTGTCAGACTGGTTAATTCATTGTTTTACTGGTTCAGCTCCCTCTCCAGTGAGTTTTAAACTGCAGATGGTGAGCTTCAGCTCCCCAACAGGAACCCCACATACAGGTGGAGGATTTGTTAATCCAATGCTACATCTAGACGGAGAGCAGAATAAGGAGTTGGGGTCTGACCAGAGAACCAAAGAATCACAAAGAGCCATCTGACACTGAGGGCCTTTAGACACAGACCTGCCCTGCATGCAGGGAGAGATAAATGAGCTAGCTGATTAGCAGTGActgaaatttcaaaataaaacacacacagtgtattTAATGATTTTTATCTGCTTACATTTTGTTCTAATGCCGTCGCTTCTTGCTCTGCCTTCACGAGTTTGAACTTCAACTCGCTGATCTGCCTGTTGGAGTCTCCTAGAAGGAATTTAAAGagagatttaatttttttttttaaaatcacagacacaaacttaAAAACTAGCAGGCTGTTTCTGATTTATTTAACTTACTCTGTAATTCCATTATGTTTGGATCGTTTCCATTTTCAATAATTTCAGCGTCTGGGCTGCTGTCTGTGCCGTTCTTCTGAGTTTTCTGTTCCAACTGGGTTTTTAGTTTCTTTACCTGTAATAGAGACATCAAAAGACTCACCAGTCAAATCTGttaaaaaccattttaaaaagtacaaaacaaacgaTGAATTTAAAACAAGACACCGGAGGCGCTGGTGCAACTGGAGAAGTAAAAGATTCATACAGATGTGCCAGATAGATAATATAAACCTGCTTACCTGCTCTATCATTTTCTCACGCTCATCCACCAGTTTCCTCAGGCGAATCTCTGAAATTAAAGCACATattttaggtaaaaaaaaaagaaaaaaaaaaaagaatcgcAGCATATTTGCAACTTTCTAATAATTACAATGACTTTGTTCCAtcttaaaaaggaaaataagatCACATACCAGGGGTGGGAGGACCCGGAGAGATGATAGGGAGGGGGCTGGGGTTGATGCATGCAACAGAGCAGGCATCCAATGAGGGCGTGATGGAGCGGTGTGTGAGGGATGGGAAGGGGGGTGTTAGCATGCACAAACTGTGGAGAGGAAGGGTCAGTGCAAGAGCACACAGCTTCCTGGACTATAGTCACACTGCATGACAACACACTGAGCTAGAAAAATGATATTTAGGTGTAAATGTGAAGAATAAACatatataattaaaaataatgtaattgaaaaacatttatttagagCAACATTTCAAACAGGTAACAGCAGGGTGTTTATTAGCATTTCAAAGTTGTTTTCCATTTAgtgcaacaaaaaagaaacgaACATTAACATATATGTTCTGTGCAGAGTTCGTGAAAGCAAAAATGGCTTTAAACTCATTTAAACACTGACATGAGGGACAGAACATGTTCAAGCTCGTTAGCTTAAGTCTTAATAACAATTAcccattaatatttatttttgttatggACTCATGACATAAGTAGATGACCGATTTTCGGAAATTACACCGAGATACAATGATGCTGTATCAGGACCGTTGGAGAGCAATATAATCAGAGATGTGTGACATGGTACAAGCAGCAAAATAAATGTGCATCAATATCTGAAGGAATGTTACCTGTTATATCAAGTGCATCATGGCCTATGTGTATAAACCTACAGTTACCTTACAGTTTAGAATTTCATCTttccacaaattgttttttttgtttgcacaaATGAGCTCAATGAAAAGAGATTAAGAAAATATACAAACTTACATCAatatttatttggaaagaaTCAAAGTGCTTTGAGGTTTAAACCGTTTTCTAAACATCAGTAAAATAATAGTAAAGGCATGTTAAGCACATCTGTAGACTACGACATCTTACATTCCTCCTTGCCCTTTCCtttgcctttctttccactcttCTTTGACTCCTTCCCTGACTGTGCTGCCCCTTTATTGCTGCCCGCTTGGTCTGCACTATTTGGTAAATCTGCATCTTCACCCTGCAATGCATTCTTGACCACATCTATCCCTGCCTCTACTGATGAAGACACGGTCTGGTTAATGTTCTCTGCAACAGCTCCCAGTGCTCCAGCGCTCGAGACTTCCTCTGAAGCTTTGCCTGGCTGGTCTCCTTCACCGGCTTCTTctttatgtgtgtttttctcatcTTCACACACATTTTCCACCTTTTCTGAGGTAGCTTCCTCATGAGCCACAGAGTTCTGGTCTTCTTGAGGCACCGTATCTGGGTCTTTATCTGCCTGGTTGCCTCCATCATTGGCTTCAGCTGGCTTGTTTTCATTTGACTCGGCATTACTTTGGCACAGCCCATCGTTGGTTTCATCTGCTGTTAATTCAACTCCCTCATCAACTTCTTCCTGCTCTGGATTTTGGGAACGAGTCGATTCTTCAGCTGCTTCGATATCCATGTCATCAAAATCAAAAGACTGCCCTTCatcttcctcatcctcttccCCTTCACTCTCCAACTGATTATTATTTTCAGATTGGTCTTTGTTGGATTCATGCGGTTGCTCAGTTGACAAGGATGACGCTTCCTCATGTTGATCGTTTTTATGTTGCGGATCTTCCACGACAGCTGATTCCAGATCAGCTGAAGAACCAGTTTCAGTAGCTTCTTTTGGAGCCTGTGGTGTATCTAACACGACAGCAGCACTGATCTCTAGTTCTTCGTCCTGCACTACAGTCTCAGTGCTTAAGGCTTCAGGGCTTTCTGTTGATGATGCACCATCACAACTGTTGCTTTTTTCATCTGGATTAACTAAATCTTTAGGTTCTtccagatttttgttttctgaattATCACCATCCTGATGTAGAGATGTGACAATGGCAGGAGGACATTCTTGTTCAGTCTCTGCTCTTGGCTCCCCATCAGCGGACTCCTCAGGAACCTCGCTGGTAACGTCGGTGGGAGGGTCATCTGTACCCGAGTTTATAACTTCGGATGGCTCCATGTCAGATGAACCTTTGACACCAATAGGGGAGTCATCAGCAGACGGTGGCAGGATGAATGTGTCGTCTTTACTCTCAGAAGCAGACTCGGAGTCATTGGCAGCAATGTCACCATTGGTTGCAACGTGTGATTCTCCTTCAGTGTTGCTGCTCGTTTCATGGCTGTTTTCAGTGTTGTTAGACGTGCTGTCAGATTTCCTGTCATCAGCAG
This is a stretch of genomic DNA from Pelmatolapia mariae isolate MD_Pm_ZW linkage group LG16_19, Pm_UMD_F_2, whole genome shotgun sequence. It encodes these proteins:
- the tyw5 gene encoding tRNA wybutosine-synthesizing protein 5, which translates into the protein MELQEKIPVSVFAAADREVFLRNIYPQRRPAVLRGVSLGPCLEKWTVDYLGEKGGDREVKIHVSTVPQMDFLHKNFAYKTLPFNEFVKRASEKKHSDFFLCEDESYYLRSLGEDVRKEPAELSKQFPGLAEDFHTPDFFKPEQFFSSVFRISSCGLQLWTHYDVMDNLLAQVTGTKRVVLYSPQDALHLYLSGDKSEVLDIDTPDLKRFPEFVKAKRYECVLEPGDLLFIPALWFHNTLALQFGVGVNVFWRHLPADSYDKKDPYGNKDPVAATRALQALERALHTLDELPAEYRDFYGRRMIQRIQKRTYCNRKTDTEQNSETTLPSSPFTKPG